A window from Theobroma cacao cultivar B97-61/B2 chromosome 3, Criollo_cocoa_genome_V2, whole genome shotgun sequence encodes these proteins:
- the LOC18605049 gene encoding DELLA protein RGL1 — protein sequence MGHGFLANEFQKTDRIDEVIGLDLELSAMAFCYQPFMPIMGDNACGWSLPFSGEIRDTKRLRRTISIPESIGSSGSLSSGGNSDSSLSRSGSTSSLNSFSRLHFRDHVLTYNQRYLAAEAVEEAAAAMISSEESGGEEDETADGMRLVQLLIACAEAVACRDKSHASALLSELRANALVFGSSFQRVASCFVQGLADRLALVQPLGTVGLVAPVMNIMDISSDKKEEALRLVYEICPHIQFGHFVANSSILEAFEGESFVHVVDLGMTLGLPHGHQWRHLIQSLANRAGKAPSRLRITAVGLSDHRFHIIGQELEACAKDLGMNLEFSVVKSNLENLRPEDIKVFDGEVLVVNSILQLHCVVKESRGALNSVLQMIHELSPKVLVLVEQDSSHNGPFFLGRFMEALHYYSAIFDSLDAMLPKYDTRRAKMEQFYFAEEIKNIVSCEGPGRVERHERVDQWRRRMSRAGFQAAPLRMMTQAKQWLGKNKVCEGYTVVEDKGCLVLGWKSKPIVAASCWKC from the coding sequence ATGGGTCATGGTTTTTTAGCAAATGAGTTCCAGAAAACTGATAGGATCGATGAAGTGATCGGTCTTGATCTCGAGCTTTCTGCCATGGCCTTCTGTTATCAGCCTTTTATGCCCATAATGGGAGACAATGCATGTGGATGGAGCCTCCCCTTCTCAGGAGAAATCAGGGATACTAAGAGGCTCAGACGAACTATTAGCATTCCTGAATCAATCGGAAGTTCTGGTAGTCTTTCCAGTGGTGGAAACAGCGATAGCAGTTTGAGCCGCAGCGGCAGCACTAGTAGCTTGAATAGCTTTTCAAGGCTGCATTTCAGAGATCATGTATTGACTTATAACCAAAGATACCTTGCTGCTGAGGCTGTAGAAGAGGCAGCGGCTGCCATGATCAGTTCTGAGGAGAGTGGAGGCGAAGAAGATGAAACAGCCGATGGGATGAGGCTTGTTCAGCTTCTCATTGCTTGTGCCGAAGCTGTGGCTTGTCGTGACAAATCACATGCCTCAGCTTTGTTATCCGAGCTTCGAGCCAATGCTCTGGTCTTTGGCTCTTCCTTCCAGCGCGTAGCTTCTTGTTTTGTTCAAGGTCTTGCTGATCGTCTCGCTTTGGTTCAACCACTTGGGACGGTTGGCCTTGTTGCACCTGTGATGAACATAATGGACATTTCCTCGGACAAGAAAGAAGAAGCTTTGCGCCTTGTTTATGAAATTTGCCCACATATACAGTTCGGTCATTTCGTAGCTAATTCGTCGATATTGGAAGCCTTTGAGGGAGAGAGTTTTGTCCATGTGGTGGACTTGGGGATGACCCTTGGTTTACCACATGGTCACCAATGGCGCCACCTGATCCAAAGCCTTGCTAACCGTGCTGGCAAAGCACCCAGCCGCCTGCGAATCACGGCGGTTGGCCTGAGTGATCATAGGTTCCACATCATTGGTCAAGAGCTTGAGGCCTGTGCAAAAGACTTGGGAATGAACTTGGAGTTCTCCGTTGTGAAAAGCAACTTAGAAAACCTGCGGCCTGAAGACATCAAAGTATTTGATGGAGAAGTACTTGTTGTGAACAGCATTCTTCAGCTGCATTGTGTGGTTAAAGAAAGTCGGGGAGCTCTAAACTCAGTTCTGCAGATGATTCACGAGCTCTCACCAAAGGTTTTGGTGCTAGTTGAGCAGGACTCAAGCCACAATGGACCCTTTTTTCTGGGGAGATTTATGGAAGCACTGCATTATTACTCAGCAATTTTTGACTCCCTGGATGCTATGTTACCCAAGTATGACACCAGGCGTGCCAAGATGGAACAGTTTTACTTTGCAGAGGAGATAAAGAACATTGTGAGTTGTGAGGGCCCGGGGAGGGTTGAGCGGCATGAGAGGGTGGATCAGTGGCGTAGGAGAATGAGCCGTGCAGGATTTCAGGCTGCACCACTCAGGATGATGACTCAGGCCAAGCAATGGCTTGGGAAGAACAAGGTCTGTGAAGGTTACACGGTTGTGGAAGATAAGGGATGCTTGGTTCTTGGTTGGAAATCCAAGCCCATTGTTGCAGCTTCTTGCTGGAAATGTTAA
- the LOC18605050 gene encoding vinorine synthase has product KTRTFFFYYFILFLFLDQIEKAESIYIPLILFYSVAPSDAGKRSNILKESLSKTLTHFYPYAGRVKDSFTIDCNDEGAIYMEAQVATDMSTVFKEPESTNLLLPLLPCDPLGRFSEPSAKVMVAIQVSFFACGGITICACVDHVVADVAATATFLKIWAAVACGANDIDNDLICNRTSVCPSLDLSGFWKQFVDENKDKKVLTKRLLFDGSKIASLRNEIGNGLCSYRLSRFEAVSALIWSAIMSTTTKKDETFPMVTVTVNLRNRTNPPFPQFHNNVLEISSTWYWWNHRWRRRLIVAF; this is encoded by the coding sequence aagactCGTACCTTCTTTTTCTACTATTTcattctatttctttttctagatCAGATAGAAAAAGCTGAATCCATATATATCCCGCTTATTCTCTTTTATTCGGTTGCCCCCAGTGATGCCGGAAAAAGATCTAATATACTCAAAGAGTCTCTCTCCAAAACGTTAACCCACTTCTATCCATATGCTGGAAGAGTCAAGGATAGCTTCACTATTGACTGTAATGATGAGGGTGCCATCTACATGGAAGCTCAGGTAGCCACTGACATGTCCACTGTTTTTAAAGAACCAGAGAGTACTAATTTGCTGTTACCGCTACTTCCCTGTGATCCCCTTGGAAGGTTTTCTGAACCAAGTGCTAAGGTAATGGTAGCAATTCAGGTGAGCTTCTTTGCTTGTGGTGGCATAACAATTTGTGCTTGTGTTGATCATGTGGTAGCTGATGTAGCAGCAACagcaacttttcttaaaatctGGGCTGCTGTTGCTTGTGGTGCCAATGATATTGATAATGATCTGATTTGCAATCGCACCTCTGTCTGTCCTTCACTGGATTTATCAGGGTTTTGGAAGCAGTTTGTCGAcgaaaataaagataaaaaagtgTTGACAAAGAGACTcttgtttgatggctctaagaTAGCTTCTTTAAGAAATGAAATTGGTAATGGACTGTGCTCTTATCGTCTATCAAGGTTTGAGGCTGTGTCAGCACTCATTTGGTCTGCTATTATGTCCACAACTACAAAAAAAGATGAAACATTCCCCATGGTGACAGTTACTGTGAATTTGCGAAACAGAACGAATCCACCTTTTCCACAATTCCACAACAATGTATTGGAAATATCTTCCACGTGGTACTGGTGGAACCACAGATGGAGAAGACGTTTAATCGTAGCATTctag